One Bradyrhizobium sp. ISRA464 genomic window carries:
- a CDS encoding cytochrome P450 codes for MHGTIDLVEDVNLDAARERAQTLSLSDYDPGHPELFKTDTFWPYFDRLRKEDPVHYCKDSMFGPYWSITRYNDIMDIETNHSVFSSAAALGGITIRDVPPDLRRESFIAMDQPRHSAQRKTVAPMFTPTHLDELAINIRKRSTECLDNLPRGEVFDWVDKVSIELTTQMLAVLFDFPWEDRRKLTRWSDVATTLPGAGGLVATEDERQAELLECASYFAHLWKERSNQPPKSDLLSMMAHSDATRNMDPKNFLGNLILLIVGGNDTTRNTLSGSIYALNKHPEQYRKLKENPALIDSFVPEVIRWQTPLAHMRRTALADYEFRGRQIRKGDKVVMWYVSGNRDEEAIERPYEFDIERTRPRTHISFGFGIHRCVGLRLAELQLKIIWEEILKRFDTIEVVEEPQRVYSSFIKGYETLPVRIAA; via the coding sequence ATGCACGGGACCATCGATCTCGTCGAAGACGTGAACCTGGATGCCGCGCGCGAGCGCGCTCAAACGCTTTCCCTGTCAGACTACGATCCCGGCCATCCCGAACTGTTCAAGACCGATACCTTCTGGCCGTATTTCGACCGGCTGCGCAAGGAAGACCCGGTGCACTACTGCAAGGACTCGATGTTCGGGCCGTACTGGTCGATCACCAGGTACAACGACATCATGGACATCGAGACCAACCATTCGGTGTTCTCCTCGGCCGCAGCGCTCGGCGGCATCACCATCCGCGACGTGCCGCCGGATCTGCGCCGCGAGAGCTTCATCGCAATGGATCAGCCGCGCCATTCGGCGCAGCGCAAGACCGTGGCGCCGATGTTCACGCCGACCCATCTCGACGAGCTCGCGATCAACATCCGCAAGCGCTCGACCGAATGCCTCGACAATCTGCCGCGCGGCGAGGTGTTCGACTGGGTCGACAAGGTCTCGATCGAACTGACCACGCAGATGCTCGCGGTGCTGTTCGACTTCCCCTGGGAAGACCGCCGCAAGCTGACGCGCTGGTCCGATGTTGCGACCACCCTGCCCGGCGCCGGTGGCCTCGTCGCCACCGAGGACGAGCGGCAGGCCGAACTGTTGGAATGCGCCAGCTATTTTGCGCATCTCTGGAAGGAGCGGAGCAACCAGCCGCCGAAGAGCGACCTGCTCTCGATGATGGCGCACAGCGACGCCACGCGGAACATGGACCCGAAGAACTTCCTCGGCAATCTGATCCTGCTGATCGTCGGCGGCAACGACACCACGCGCAACACGCTGTCGGGCAGCATCTATGCGCTGAACAAGCATCCGGAGCAGTACCGCAAGCTGAAGGAGAACCCGGCGCTGATCGACTCGTTCGTGCCCGAGGTGATCCGCTGGCAGACCCCGCTCGCCCACATGCGGCGCACCGCACTCGCCGATTACGAATTCCGCGGCCGGCAGATCAGGAAGGGCGACAAGGTCGTGATGTGGTACGTCTCGGGCAACCGCGACGAGGAGGCGATCGAGCGTCCTTACGAGTTCGACATCGAGCGTACCCGGCCGCGCACCCACATCTCGTTCGGCTTCGGCATCCATCGCTGCGTCGGCCTGCGCCTCGCCGAGCTGCAGCTCAAGATCATCTGGGAGGAGATCCTCAAGCGCTTCGACACGATCGAGGTGGTGGAGGAGCCGCAGCGGGTGTATTCAAGCTTCATCAAGGGCTACGAGACGCTGCCGGTGCGAATTGCGGCGTGA
- a CDS encoding DUF898 family protein → MSWTPIGPPQPEPVPPPMPVAFSGKRKEFLHLIVRGAGLEFVTVGFYRFWLATDIRRHLWSNTLVDGDGAEYTGRGKELLIGFLIALAILVPVYLAYFLAGLEAEHVKAFASLPLVAFFYVFGQFAIYRARRYRLTRTVWRGVRFWMSGSGWIYALKASLWGLLVMITLGLALPWREAALERYKMRHSYYGDLPGSFEGSGWEFFKRGWWLWLLTPFALYLVIFAPFVYGAFKAVECRWWLSGIRFGDVRLESTLRRSALIGLYWKVIGWIMLLGVAFSAYLALCTFLVASMDGSSIEIFFKTEAFAKSIPLIVFAGIGYLAFALAMNVVMRVYLLHDLWVRVLSSTIVHNVEAAANVTARGGLANALGEGFADGLDVAGF, encoded by the coding sequence ATGAGCTGGACCCCGATCGGGCCGCCGCAACCGGAGCCGGTTCCGCCGCCGATGCCGGTGGCGTTCTCCGGGAAGCGCAAGGAGTTCTTGCATTTGATCGTCCGCGGCGCCGGGCTCGAGTTCGTCACCGTCGGCTTCTACCGGTTCTGGCTCGCGACCGACATCCGCCGCCATCTCTGGTCCAACACGCTGGTCGACGGCGACGGCGCGGAATATACCGGCCGCGGCAAGGAGCTCCTGATCGGCTTCCTGATCGCGCTCGCGATCCTGGTGCCGGTCTATCTCGCCTATTTCCTCGCGGGTCTCGAGGCCGAGCATGTCAAGGCGTTCGCCTCACTGCCGCTGGTTGCCTTCTTCTATGTCTTCGGCCAGTTCGCGATCTACCGCGCGCGGCGCTATCGGCTGACCCGCACGGTATGGCGTGGTGTCCGCTTCTGGATGAGCGGCTCGGGCTGGATTTACGCGCTCAAGGCCTCGCTGTGGGGGCTTCTGGTCATGATCACGCTCGGCCTTGCGCTGCCGTGGCGCGAGGCCGCGCTCGAGCGCTACAAGATGCGCCATTCCTATTACGGCGATTTGCCGGGCAGCTTCGAAGGCAGCGGCTGGGAGTTCTTCAAGCGCGGCTGGTGGCTGTGGTTGCTGACGCCGTTTGCGCTATATCTGGTGATCTTCGCACCGTTCGTCTATGGCGCGTTCAAGGCCGTCGAGTGCCGCTGGTGGCTGTCCGGCATCCGCTTCGGCGATGTCAGGCTGGAATCCACCCTCCGGCGCAGCGCGCTGATCGGGCTGTACTGGAAGGTGATCGGCTGGATCATGCTGCTCGGCGTCGCATTTTCGGCCTATCTGGCGCTGTGCACGTTCCTGGTCGCCAGCATGGACGGCTCCTCGATCGAGATTTTCTTCAAGACCGAGGCATTCGCCAAGAGCATTCCGCTGATCGTCTTCGCCGGCATCGGCTATCTGGCCTTCGCGCTGGCGATGAACGTGGTGATGCGGGTCTATCTGTTGCACGATCTCTGGGTCCGCGTGCTGTCGTCGACGATCGTGCACAATGTCGAGGCTGCGGCCAATGTCACGGCGCGCGGCGGGCTCGCCAATGCGCTCGGCGAAGGCTTCGCCGACGGTCTCGATGTCGCGGGCTTCTGA
- a CDS encoding M48 family metallopeptidase, protein MNDDATGAARPPQGATAIYFDGTSSKRHSVTLRLGDALELVADGAALATWAYGDIRRADSPSGLLRLSCLAAPALARLEIRDPQLAAELVARCGRLEENLPNRKGVAAIVGWSLAAAASIVLVVLFGVPLAAERLTPLVPDSFERRLGDVADAQVKVIFKAKHCDNAEGQAAFEKLVGALRHSTGLDNAVQSAVLATSVPNAFALPGGKVYLFEGLLAKAENPDEVAGVLAHELGHVRHRDSMRELIHNGGTSFLIGLLFGDITGSGALIFTSRTLVTSSYSRDAESNADTFAIETMHRLGRPAQPMGELMLRVTGKEGGKGLSLVSSHPLTEDRLARMSKADGGAAVTGAPLLSATEWQALKGICGAGKV, encoded by the coding sequence ATGAACGATGACGCAACCGGCGCCGCGCGGCCCCCGCAGGGGGCCACGGCGATCTATTTCGACGGGACGTCGAGCAAGCGGCATAGCGTGACGCTTCGACTCGGCGATGCACTCGAACTCGTCGCGGACGGCGCGGCACTCGCAACCTGGGCCTATGGCGACATCCGCCGTGCCGACAGCCCGTCGGGCTTGTTGCGGCTGAGCTGCCTTGCCGCGCCGGCGCTGGCGCGGCTCGAGATCCGCGATCCGCAGCTCGCCGCCGAGCTCGTCGCGCGCTGCGGCCGGCTGGAGGAGAACCTGCCGAACCGCAAGGGCGTCGCCGCAATCGTCGGCTGGTCGCTCGCGGCCGCGGCGTCGATCGTGCTGGTGGTGCTGTTCGGCGTGCCGCTCGCCGCCGAAAGGCTGACGCCGCTGGTGCCGGATTCCTTCGAGCGGCGGCTTGGCGACGTCGCGGACGCGCAGGTCAAGGTGATCTTCAAGGCCAAGCACTGCGACAATGCCGAGGGCCAGGCCGCGTTCGAGAAGCTGGTCGGCGCGCTCAGGCATTCTACCGGCCTCGACAATGCTGTGCAGTCCGCCGTGCTGGCGACGTCGGTCCCCAACGCTTTCGCGCTACCCGGCGGCAAGGTCTACCTGTTCGAGGGATTGCTGGCGAAGGCCGAGAACCCAGACGAGGTCGCCGGCGTGCTGGCCCACGAGCTCGGCCATGTCAGGCATCGCGACAGCATGCGCGAATTGATCCACAATGGCGGCACCTCGTTCCTGATCGGGCTGTTGTTCGGCGACATCACCGGCTCCGGCGCGCTGATCTTCACCTCGCGCACGCTGGTGACCTCATCCTATTCGCGCGACGCCGAGAGCAATGCCGACACGTTCGCGATCGAGACCATGCACCGGCTCGGCCGTCCGGCGCAGCCGATGGGCGAATTGATGCTGCGCGTCACCGGCAAGGAAGGCGGCAAGGGGCTCTCGCTTGTTTCCAGCCATCCGCTCACCGAGGACCGCCTCGCGCGCATGAGCAAGGCGGACGGCGGCGCCGCGGTCACCGGCGCGCCACTGCTGTCGGCGACCGAATGGCAGGCACTGAAGGGAATTTGCGGCGCGGGGAAGGTGTGA
- a CDS encoding ABC transporter substrate-binding protein, producing MKLALAALWIFAGSVLMAPDANADIKVGIVVSASGPGSALGQPQMRTIAALPKEIDGEKVVYIALDDESDPTKGTQNARRLVIQDGVDILIGSSLTPVTMPMLDVALESRTPIISLAAATAIVQPIDDRRRWAFKVVPNDDLMAGAILKHIAKSGIKTLGYIGVSDGYGEGYYKEISRLAPTLGLTVTTHEVYARADTSATGQALKVIATNPEAVFIASAGTPAVLPQEALRERGYSGKIFQTHGVASEEFIKLGGANVEGAVFTGEAFTIADDLPANDPFRQVRDAFVSSYEKVNGQKPNIFGAHLWDAIALFKRAVPNALKAAKPGTPEFRAALRDELERGKDVYLNNGLSTMSATDHNGFDERSAFLIKVEGGKFRLMK from the coding sequence ATGAAGCTGGCTCTTGCCGCACTTTGGATTTTCGCGGGCTCGGTTCTGATGGCCCCGGATGCCAACGCGGACATCAAGGTCGGGATCGTGGTCTCCGCGTCCGGACCTGGCTCGGCACTCGGCCAGCCGCAGATGCGGACGATCGCGGCGCTGCCGAAGGAGATCGACGGCGAGAAGGTCGTCTACATCGCGCTCGACGACGAATCGGACCCCACCAAGGGGACGCAGAACGCCCGGCGCCTCGTCATCCAGGACGGCGTCGACATCCTGATCGGCTCCTCGCTGACGCCCGTGACCATGCCGATGCTCGACGTCGCGCTGGAATCCAGGACGCCGATCATCTCGCTCGCGGCTGCAACCGCGATCGTGCAGCCGATCGACGACCGCCGCAGATGGGCGTTCAAGGTGGTGCCTAACGACGACCTGATGGCCGGAGCGATCCTCAAGCACATCGCGAAATCCGGGATCAAGACGCTCGGCTATATCGGCGTATCGGACGGCTATGGCGAAGGCTATTACAAAGAGATCAGCCGGCTCGCACCGACGCTGGGCTTGACCGTCACGACGCATGAGGTCTACGCGCGCGCCGACACCAGCGCCACTGGCCAGGCGCTGAAGGTGATCGCGACCAACCCGGAGGCCGTGTTCATCGCATCCGCCGGCACGCCCGCCGTGCTGCCGCAGGAGGCGCTGCGCGAGCGCGGCTATTCCGGCAAGATCTTCCAGACCCACGGCGTCGCGTCGGAGGAATTCATCAAGCTCGGCGGCGCCAATGTCGAGGGCGCGGTGTTTACCGGCGAGGCCTTCACCATTGCCGACGATCTGCCGGCGAACGATCCGTTCCGGCAGGTGCGTGACGCGTTCGTCTCGTCCTATGAGAAGGTGAACGGACAGAAGCCGAACATCTTCGGCGCGCATCTGTGGGACGCCATCGCCCTGTTCAAGCGGGCGGTGCCAAACGCATTGAAAGCAGCAAAACCCGGCACGCCGGAGTTTCGCGCCGCGCTGCGCGACGAGCTGGAGCGCGGCAAGGACGTCTACCTCAACAACGGCCTCTCGACCATGAGCGCGACCGACCACAATGGCTTTGACGAGCGGTCGGCGTTCCTCATCAAAGTGGAAGGCGGCAAATTCCGACTGATGAAGTAG
- a CDS encoding dienelactone hydrolase family protein, whose amino-acid sequence MRTNIVGALCAIAMVASANAAVKEEPVTYTDGETTMKGFVVYDDATQAKRPGIVMVHEWWGITKHMHNEARKFAEQGYTAFIADMYGDAKTADNPKDAGALSGSVMKNPKVMESRFNAAREQLAKQASVNSQRIGAVGYCFGGAVVLNMARAGADLAAVAGFHASLGLNTPAPAPGTVKAKILILNGADDPFVKREQYDALKKDFDAAKADYRIIKYPGAVHAFTNPEATELGKKFNLPLRYDAKADQESKAEAAKFFAADLKK is encoded by the coding sequence ATGCGAACGAATATAGTGGGAGCACTTTGCGCCATCGCGATGGTCGCGAGCGCAAACGCAGCGGTCAAGGAAGAGCCGGTCACCTATACGGACGGCGAGACCACGATGAAGGGCTTCGTCGTGTACGACGATGCGACCCAGGCCAAGCGCCCCGGCATCGTGATGGTGCACGAATGGTGGGGCATCACCAAGCATATGCATAACGAGGCGCGGAAGTTCGCGGAGCAGGGCTACACGGCCTTCATTGCCGACATGTACGGCGACGCCAAGACCGCCGACAACCCGAAGGACGCCGGCGCGCTCTCGGGGTCAGTGATGAAGAACCCCAAGGTGATGGAGTCGCGCTTCAACGCGGCGCGGGAGCAACTCGCCAAGCAGGCCTCGGTCAATTCCCAGCGGATCGGCGCCGTTGGCTACTGCTTCGGCGGCGCGGTGGTGCTGAACATGGCGCGCGCCGGCGCTGATCTCGCCGCCGTTGCGGGCTTTCACGCATCACTCGGTCTCAACACCCCCGCGCCGGCGCCGGGAACGGTCAAGGCGAAAATCCTCATTCTGAACGGCGCGGACGACCCCTTCGTGAAGCGCGAGCAGTACGATGCGCTCAAGAAGGATTTCGACGCAGCGAAAGCCGACTACCGGATCATCAAGTATCCCGGCGCCGTGCACGCGTTCACGAACCCCGAGGCCACCGAACTCGGCAAGAAGTTCAACCTGCCGCTCAGATACGACGCCAAGGCTGATCAGGAATCGAAGGCCGAGGCTGCCAAGTTCTTTGCCGCCGACCTCAAGAAATAA
- a CDS encoding vitamin K epoxide reductase family protein yields the protein MPRHPSNRGGDRGYQKVASTMNAFRYLAFAVSAASAAAMIYVGLYQSRLVGRLICPFFGRECEGVADAPFARPFGIPDGYIGAVLYITILVLLIVPPARWIWIALLVLAGVATVANVLGLRDMMNFGGYCFYCLTTAVLSPVLLWSVWKLR from the coding sequence ATGCCGCGCCATCCGTCGAACCGCGGCGGCGATAGAGGGTACCAGAAGGTCGCATCGACGATGAATGCCTTTCGCTACCTCGCCTTCGCCGTCTCGGCGGCCAGCGCCGCCGCGATGATCTATGTCGGGCTCTATCAGAGCCGCCTGGTGGGTCGCCTGATCTGCCCATTCTTCGGCCGTGAGTGCGAGGGGGTCGCTGACGCCCCCTTTGCGCGTCCCTTCGGAATTCCCGACGGTTATATCGGCGCCGTCCTCTACATCACGATCCTTGTGCTGTTGATCGTGCCGCCCGCCCGCTGGATCTGGATCGCATTGCTCGTCCTTGCCGGCGTGGCGACTGTGGCGAACGTCCTCGGCCTCCGCGACATGATGAACTTCGGCGGTTATTGCTTCTATTGCTTGACGACCGCGGTACTGTCCCCGGTGCTGCTTTGGTCGGTCTGGAAGCTCCGGTGA
- a CDS encoding radical SAM protein, which produces MDTKSPAASGREVALDGPDGRRRADSDYVFHELTRSICPSCKAVIDAKILFRDNKVYMSKRCPQCGTFMSLVYDDAQAYVSFARYNKPGTIPLAYGTSRDRGCPHDCGLCPDHEQHACLGIVEVNSACDMDCPLCFADAAPGFSLSMEEVEQMLDDYVRTEGRPEVVQFSGGEPTMHPRIIDFVRAAHARDIRFVMINTNGKRIARDDGFLKQLEQVRPSLYFQFDGFERETYRVIRGEPDLLEEKLFALDRLAEIGLDVTIVPAIERGVNEHEIGRIVEFAIEHPAVRGITFQPAFHAGRHFSHDPMKRMTIPEIVRLIEQQTGGKFVASDFVPVPCCFPTCNSVTYAFIEGDKVTPLPRIVDVGDYLDYITNRIVPDFSREVRAALEGLWSSSSVAGSDAAQRQVAISCQACELPDGLAIKSIAKNMIMIMLQDFMDPWTFNQKNLMKCCKEFLLPGGKQIPFCAYNSVGYREQAREQLNAMEPERRQAWREGRPYEPKPVIFEFGDRRAR; this is translated from the coding sequence ATGGATACCAAAAGCCCTGCCGCGTCCGGCCGCGAGGTGGCTCTGGATGGACCCGACGGCCGCCGGCGCGCCGACTCGGACTACGTGTTCCACGAACTCACCCGCAGCATCTGTCCCTCGTGCAAGGCCGTGATCGACGCCAAGATCCTGTTTCGCGACAACAAGGTCTACATGAGCAAGCGCTGCCCGCAATGCGGAACGTTCATGTCGCTTGTGTACGACGATGCGCAGGCCTACGTGTCGTTCGCACGTTACAACAAGCCGGGCACGATACCTCTCGCTTACGGCACGTCTCGCGATCGGGGTTGCCCGCACGATTGCGGCCTTTGCCCGGACCACGAACAGCACGCCTGCCTCGGCATCGTCGAGGTCAACAGCGCGTGCGACATGGATTGCCCGCTTTGCTTCGCGGACGCGGCGCCCGGCTTCAGTCTGAGCATGGAGGAAGTCGAGCAGATGCTCGACGATTACGTCCGGACTGAGGGGCGCCCCGAGGTCGTGCAGTTCTCGGGCGGCGAACCGACGATGCATCCTCGGATCATCGACTTCGTCCGGGCCGCGCACGCCCGCGATATCCGCTTCGTGATGATCAACACCAACGGCAAGCGCATCGCTCGCGACGATGGGTTCCTGAAGCAACTTGAGCAGGTGCGGCCTTCGTTGTACTTCCAGTTCGACGGTTTCGAACGCGAGACCTATCGGGTGATCCGCGGCGAGCCCGACCTTCTTGAAGAGAAGCTCTTCGCCCTGGACCGCCTCGCCGAAATCGGCCTGGACGTGACCATCGTTCCGGCGATCGAACGCGGCGTTAACGAACATGAGATCGGGCGGATCGTAGAATTCGCGATTGAGCATCCGGCCGTCCGTGGCATCACATTCCAACCGGCGTTTCACGCAGGCCGGCACTTCTCTCACGACCCGATGAAGCGGATGACGATCCCCGAGATTGTGCGGCTGATCGAGCAACAGACCGGCGGCAAGTTCGTGGCCTCGGATTTCGTGCCGGTGCCGTGCTGCTTTCCCACGTGCAATTCCGTGACCTACGCCTTCATCGAGGGAGACAAGGTCACCCCCTTGCCGCGCATCGTCGATGTCGGCGACTACCTCGACTACATCACGAACCGCATCGTTCCGGATTTCAGCCGAGAGGTCAGGGCCGCGCTGGAAGGCCTCTGGTCCTCGTCCTCCGTGGCCGGCTCAGATGCGGCACAGCGCCAGGTCGCGATCTCATGCCAGGCTTGCGAGCTTCCGGACGGTCTGGCGATCAAGAGCATCGCGAAGAACATGATCATGATCATGCTGCAGGATTTTATGGATCCCTGGACCTTCAACCAGAAGAACCTCATGAAATGTTGCAAGGAGTTCTTGCTGCCGGGCGGCAAGCAGATCCCGTTCTGTGCCTACAATTCGGTCGGCTACCGGGAGCAGGCGCGCGAGCAGCTCAACGCCATGGAGCCGGAACGGCGGCAGGCCTGGAGGGAGGGGCGGCCCTACGAACCGAAGCCTGTCATCTTCGAATTCGGCGACCGACGGGCTCGATGA
- a CDS encoding class I SAM-dependent methyltransferase has product MRADDPEASPTIIKRCCAAAYDHDAVRILAGDQLHPGGARLTERLGRILNLGPGTRVLDVAAGQGTSALELAARFGCEVVGLDSGRRNVESARHQAAERGLADRVAFYCGDAERLPFADGQFDAIVCECALCMFPDKPAAVAEFSRVLRPGGWVGLSDLTRRGPLASELEGLAAWIACIADARRIEDYLALLAGAGLIAGITEEHDHALIEFVERIRSRLFAAEIMVGLKKVELPGVDLSIVKDIVRHALAAAKAGKLGYAIVTAKKGG; this is encoded by the coding sequence ATGCGCGCGGACGACCCCGAAGCTTCGCCGACGATCATCAAGCGGTGCTGCGCAGCCGCCTATGACCATGACGCCGTGAGGATCCTGGCCGGCGATCAGCTTCACCCCGGCGGCGCCCGGCTTACGGAGCGACTGGGCCGGATCCTGAACCTGGGACCGGGCACGCGCGTCCTGGATGTCGCCGCAGGTCAGGGCACCAGCGCGCTGGAGCTGGCTGCGCGCTTCGGGTGCGAAGTGGTCGGCCTCGACTCCGGGCGCAGAAACGTGGAATCGGCGCGACATCAGGCCGCCGAACGAGGGCTCGCCGACAGGGTCGCGTTCTACTGCGGCGACGCCGAGAGGCTGCCGTTCGCCGACGGGCAGTTCGACGCGATCGTCTGTGAGTGCGCGTTGTGCATGTTTCCGGACAAGCCGGCTGCGGTCGCGGAATTCTCCCGCGTGCTGAGACCGGGCGGGTGGGTCGGTCTGAGCGACTTGACGCGCCGAGGTCCCCTGGCCAGCGAACTCGAGGGGCTCGCGGCCTGGATCGCCTGCATCGCGGATGCGCGGCGGATCGAGGACTATCTCGCTCTGCTCGCCGGTGCCGGCCTGATCGCGGGCATCACGGAAGAACACGACCATGCACTGATCGAATTCGTCGAGCGGATCCGCTCACGGCTCTTCGCGGCGGAAATCATGGTCGGATTGAAGAAGGTCGAATTGCCGGGCGTCGACCTGTCGATCGTCAAGGACATCGTGCGGCACGCTCTTGCCGCGGCGAAGGCGGGCAAGCTCGGCTATGCGATCGTGACGGCCAAGAAGGGCGGTTAG
- a CDS encoding TAXI family TRAP transporter solute-binding subunit encodes MPGLKLKYLLLLALLAFAAISWALTYFLPAPPSTVTIATAFKGGSFDYYGRRYRERFALANVDLKLRASEGALENLKLLEDPGSGVQIAFVTGGVAEPDTLSGILSLGTIDYLPIWLFYVSGERLENLSQLRGKRIAVGPVGSGTRFSAEKILGKGGVSAENATFLSLAGDKAAQALRVGEVDVVWILGSPNASAVQSMLRDPNVRLMSFPMAEAFTRVIPSLVRLDLPEGVIDLAGNIPAHDVQLVATTMSVLVRSDLHPEIVALLLKTMQEIHRTPGIFQRADQFPMPTDPDFPVAAAAVDFYKNGPSFLQRHLPLWLTVHAQRAIAVLVTAIAIGLPLFRYLPAAYDWHIRRRLLYWYSQLKTLEASIEDGDQSSKDLDAKRAAMDKIEEAVSHTRFPLGFANQVYDLRGHIDIVRRRLAAQAGAPNNQQMGKPVRASRLSDAG; translated from the coding sequence ATGCCGGGTTTGAAGCTCAAGTATCTCTTGCTTCTCGCGCTATTGGCGTTCGCCGCCATCTCGTGGGCCCTCACATATTTTTTGCCAGCGCCGCCGTCGACGGTGACGATCGCCACCGCCTTCAAAGGCGGCAGCTTCGACTATTACGGCCGACGATACCGGGAAAGATTTGCGCTCGCCAACGTGGACCTGAAGCTGCGCGCGAGTGAAGGCGCGCTCGAGAACCTGAAGCTCCTGGAGGATCCCGGCTCTGGAGTTCAGATCGCTTTCGTCACGGGCGGCGTTGCGGAGCCCGACACGCTTTCCGGCATTCTCTCGCTCGGCACTATCGATTACCTGCCGATCTGGTTGTTCTACGTCTCCGGCGAGCGCCTTGAGAATCTGTCACAACTCAGGGGGAAGCGCATCGCCGTGGGGCCTGTCGGAAGCGGCACCCGGTTCAGCGCCGAGAAAATACTCGGCAAAGGCGGCGTCAGTGCGGAAAACGCGACTTTCCTTTCATTGGCAGGGGATAAAGCCGCGCAGGCGCTGCGGGTCGGCGAAGTTGACGTCGTGTGGATACTCGGTTCTCCGAACGCGTCGGCTGTGCAATCGATGCTGCGCGATCCGAACGTCCGGCTCATGAGCTTTCCCATGGCGGAAGCGTTCACCCGCGTAATTCCAAGCCTCGTACGACTGGACCTTCCGGAAGGCGTCATCGACCTCGCAGGGAATATTCCGGCTCATGACGTTCAGCTCGTCGCGACAACCATGAGTGTGCTGGTCCGCAGCGATCTGCATCCGGAAATAGTCGCTCTTCTTCTCAAGACCATGCAGGAGATACACAGAACGCCCGGCATATTTCAACGCGCCGACCAGTTTCCGATGCCGACTGACCCGGACTTTCCAGTTGCCGCGGCCGCCGTGGATTTTTACAAGAACGGACCCTCTTTTCTGCAGAGGCATCTGCCCCTCTGGCTGACCGTTCACGCGCAGAGAGCGATCGCTGTGCTCGTGACCGCAATCGCGATCGGGTTGCCTCTATTCCGATATCTGCCCGCCGCATATGACTGGCATATCCGGAGACGCCTGCTCTACTGGTACAGCCAGCTCAAGACGCTGGAAGCCTCCATCGAAGATGGAGACCAAAGCAGCAAGGACCTGGATGCCAAACGAGCGGCGATGGACAAGATCGAAGAAGCGGTTAGCCACACCCGTTTTCCCCTTGGCTTCGCAAACCAGGTCTATGATCTGCGGGGACACATCGACATTGTGCGGCGCCGATTGGCCGCACAAGCGGGCGCACCGAACAACCAACAGATGGGGAAGCCTGTCCGCGCGTCTCGGCTTTCCGATGCAGGCTGA
- a CDS encoding LysR family transcriptional regulator yields the protein MSELPRTQALRCFITVAREGTVSRAASVLKLTQPAVSLQLKALEESTGLQLFNRTPGGFTLTEAGVALLPLAHKAVAAASDFKATADSLKETQRGTLRVGTILDAEFTRLGPFVRTLATSAQRTEVFLRHGVSDDVLAQIGRSELDVGYYVDATPADQIAGHRFAERTIADGRYQLAPLLCYDYRVIAPIGWSDRVMGKDWAELARLPWLATPTHSGHRRLLDDIFRPLGALPKRVAYTDQEEAMIDFVESGICLSLARDSVLAPRLSRPHKFVVADKVKLTCDLSFACLAARRQEPAIARAFTVVRALWNIKPTIAGAGPSRSRKVAKNV from the coding sequence ATGAGCGAGCTCCCCCGCACCCAGGCCTTGCGCTGCTTCATCACCGTTGCCCGTGAAGGCACCGTGTCGCGCGCGGCGTCGGTGCTGAAGCTGACCCAGCCGGCCGTCAGCCTGCAACTGAAGGCGCTGGAGGAAAGCACCGGCCTGCAGCTTTTCAACCGCACCCCGGGCGGCTTCACCCTGACGGAAGCCGGCGTCGCGCTGCTGCCCCTGGCGCACAAGGCCGTGGCTGCGGCCTCCGACTTCAAGGCGACGGCGGACTCGCTGAAGGAGACCCAGCGCGGAACGCTCCGCGTCGGCACCATCCTCGATGCCGAATTCACCAGGCTCGGACCGTTCGTGCGCACCCTCGCCACCTCGGCGCAGCGGACCGAGGTGTTCTTGCGCCATGGCGTGAGCGACGACGTGCTGGCGCAGATCGGCCGCAGCGAGCTCGACGTCGGCTACTATGTCGACGCGACGCCGGCGGACCAGATCGCAGGCCACAGGTTCGCCGAGCGCACCATCGCCGATGGACGCTACCAGCTGGCGCCGCTGCTCTGCTACGACTACCGCGTCATCGCGCCGATCGGCTGGAGCGACCGGGTGATGGGCAAGGACTGGGCGGAGCTCGCCCGCCTGCCCTGGCTCGCGACACCGACGCATTCCGGCCACCGCCGGCTGCTCGACGACATCTTCCGCCCGCTCGGCGCATTGCCGAAACGTGTCGCCTATACCGATCAGGAAGAGGCGATGATCGACTTCGTCGAGTCAGGCATCTGCCTCAGCCTCGCGCGCGACAGCGTGCTCGCGCCGCGACTGTCGCGCCCACACAAGTTCGTGGTCGCAGACAAGGTGAAGCTCACCTGCGACTTGAGCTTCGCCTGCCTCGCCGCACGGCGCCAGGAACCCGCGATCGCGCGCGCCTTCACCGTCGTGCGGGCGCTGTGGAATATCAAGCCCACGATCGCGGGCGCCGGCCCGTCACGCTCGCGAAAGGTGGCGAAGAACGTGTAG